AAAATTAGGCATTAGAAATCTAAATCAGAAAGTGGGACAACTGTCTGGAGGCTTGAGAAGAAGGGTCCAGTTAGCTCAAGTTTTATTGAATGATGCCGATTTGTTATTATTAGATGAACCAACGAACCATCTTGATATTGAAACAATTGCTTGGTTAACTCATTTCTTAAATAGTAGTAAAAAAACGGTTTTATTTATTACACATGATCGGTATTTCTTAGATAGTATGGCAACACGTATCTTTGAGTTAGATAATGCTCAGTTGACAGAGTATCAAGGAAACTACCAAGACTACGTGAGATTAAGAGCCGAAAAAGATGAGAGAGATAGTGCAAGCCTTCATAAAAAAAAGCAACTCTATAAACAGGAATTAGCCTGGATGAGAACTCAACCTCAGGCTCGTGCGACTAAACAGCAAGCAAGAATTAATCGTTTTGAAAATCTAAAAAGTGATTTAAAACAAACAGATTCAGCACAGTCTCTTGAAATACAATTTGAGACAAGTCGTATAGGTAAAAAAGTTATTCATTTTGATAATATTTCATTTTCCTATGATGATAAGCCGTTAATTAAAGATTTTAATCTTTTAATTCAAAATCGTGATCGAATTGGTATCATTGGTGATAATGGTGTTGGTAAATCAACTCTTTTACACTTGATAAATGGTGACTTAGTACCAACAAAGGGTTCTCTTGAAATTGGTGAAACAGTCAGGATTGCTTATTTTTCACAACAAATAAAAGACATGGATGATAATAAACGTGTCATAACTTATCTTCAAGAAGTTGCAGAAGAAGTAAAAACCAGTGTAGGAACAACCAGTGTTACTGAGTTATTAGAACAATTTTTATTTCCAAGGTCAACTCATGGTACTTTAATAGGAAAATTATCAGGTGGGGAGAAAAAAAGACTTTATCTATTAAAACTCTTGATTGAAAAACCAAATGTTTTATTGTTAGATGAGCCTACGAATGATTTAGATATTGCAACTTTAACTGTTTTAGAAAACTTTATCTCTCACTTTAATGGACCAGTAATGACAGTCAGTCATGACCGCTATTTTCTAGATAAAGTTGCAAATAAAATTTTAGCATTTAAAGATCATCATATCAGAGAATTTTTTGGAAATTATACGGATTATTTAGATGAAGTTGCATTCAATGAAACCAATACAAATAATGAAAAAACGACTTCTCAAGAAAAGCCTTTAAAAGAAAAATCTTCTAAAAAGAGAATGTCTTATCTCGAAAAAAAAGAGTGGGAGACTATTGAGAATG
This Streptococcus urinalis 2285-97 DNA region includes the following protein-coding sequences:
- a CDS encoding ABC-F family ATP-binding cassette domain-containing protein, with product MSDFKVEHLTKTVGDKTVFQNISFYIHDQDRIGIIGVNGTGKTTLLDVISGKLGYDGDVSPFLAKSDYTIAYLTQDPEFDDEKSVLDTVLSSEVKEFELIKSYESLMNDYSEEKQSKLESIMSQMDQLDVWSIESTVKTVLSKLGIRNLNQKVGQLSGGLRRRVQLAQVLLNDADLLLLDEPTNHLDIETIAWLTHFLNSSKKTVLFITHDRYFLDSMATRIFELDNAQLTEYQGNYQDYVRLRAEKDERDSASLHKKKQLYKQELAWMRTQPQARATKQQARINRFENLKSDLKQTDSAQSLEIQFETSRIGKKVIHFDNISFSYDDKPLIKDFNLLIQNRDRIGIIGDNGVGKSTLLHLINGDLVPTKGSLEIGETVRIAYFSQQIKDMDDNKRVITYLQEVAEEVKTSVGTTSVTELLEQFLFPRSTHGTLIGKLSGGEKKRLYLLKLLIEKPNVLLLDEPTNDLDIATLTVLENFISHFNGPVMTVSHDRYFLDKVANKILAFKDHHIREFFGNYTDYLDEVAFNETNTNNEKTTSQEKPLKEKSSKKRMSYLEKKEWETIENDIMSLEDQIEKVEEEMQTFSSDYDKLSDLQKDLDQLNSELTEKYDRYEYLSQLDQ